Proteins encoded in a region of the Atopobium sp. oral taxon 416 genome:
- a CDS encoding WbqC family protein translates to MIAGIHQPYFMPYLGYWQLINVVDVFASADNYNFIRGGWIHRNRILRQGNICYFNVTISHMSQNRYICDHMIKPLDVGERLGILREYYRKAPNLETGLDVMRDALTCDTLNLADFLFHTISVVCTYLGITTRLVKTSDYPQDPTLRKEGRIFDYCRQLGADTYYNAIGGRELYTFDSFREHGLALGFLECIPVAYRQQAQEFVPRLSIIDVIMNTSQKESQDMLASCRIITERN, encoded by the coding sequence TTGATTGCCGGAATACATCAGCCATACTTCATGCCGTACCTTGGTTACTGGCAGCTGATAAACGTGGTCGATGTCTTTGCGTCCGCAGACAACTACAACTTTATCAGGGGAGGCTGGATACACCGGAACAGGATTCTGCGCCAGGGCAACATATGCTACTTCAACGTCACCATAAGCCACATGTCTCAGAACAGGTATATCTGTGACCACATGATTAAGCCTCTTGACGTGGGGGAGAGGCTTGGTATCCTGCGCGAGTACTATCGCAAGGCCCCCAACCTCGAGACGGGCCTGGACGTCATGCGCGATGCCTTGACCTGTGACACCCTTAACCTGGCGGATTTCCTATTTCATACCATCTCGGTTGTCTGTACCTACCTCGGCATCACTACGCGATTGGTGAAGACGTCTGACTATCCGCAGGATCCTACCTTGCGCAAGGAGGGTAGGATCTTCGATTACTGCAGGCAGCTGGGGGCTGACACCTACTACAACGCCATCGGGGGGCGGGAACTCTACACTTTTGACAGCTTCAGAGAGCATGGCCTGGCCCTCGGCTTTCTGGAATGCATCCCCGTCGCCTATCGGCAGCAAGCCCAGGAGTTTGTGCCTCGCCTCTCCATTATCGACGTCATCATGAACACCTCCCAGAAAGAGTCACAGGATATGCTTGCAAGCTGCAGGATCATCACGGAGCGCAACTAG